The following coding sequences are from one Triticum dicoccoides isolate Atlit2015 ecotype Zavitan chromosome 4A, WEW_v2.0, whole genome shotgun sequence window:
- the LOC119287444 gene encoding PTI1-like tyrosine-protein kinase 2, translated as MRHWLCCNIRSGDDDDRHEVEHSKAQGNKIDGKQKSSKPADQPEPDISPPTIDVPELSFEDLKEKTDNFGSSSLIGEGSYGRVYHATMDDGRQAAIKKFDASENEPNDEFLKQVSLVSRLKHENLVEMLGYYVEGNYRILAYEFATMGSLHDVLHGRKGVQGAQPGPVLDWMQRVKIAIEAAKGIEYLHEKVQPSIIHRDIRSSNVLLFEDFKAKIADFNLLNQAPDMAARLHSTRVLGTFGYHAPEYAMTGQLTQKSDVYSFGVVLLELLTGRKPVDHTMPRGQQSLVTWATPRLSEDKVKQCVDPRLKGEYPPKGVAKLGAVAALCVQYEAEFRPNMSIVVKALSPLLQQRAAAPAASELAPAPGA; from the exons ATGAGGCATTGGCTTTGTTGCAATATCCGGAGCGGTGACGACGACGACAGACATGAGGTGGAACATTCCAAAGCTCAGGGGAATAAGATAGACG GCAAGCAAAAATCTTCGAAACCTGCTGATCAACCTGAGCCAGATATTTCCCCTCCTACAATTGATGTCCCAGAACTGTCATTTGAGGACTTGAAAGAAAAGACTGACAATTTTGGATCGAGTTCTCTGATTGGTGAAGGTTCATACGGACGAGTATATCATGCTACCATGGATGATGGCAGGCAAGCGGCTATTAAGAAATTTGATGCATCTGAAAATGAGCCTAACGATGAATTTTTGAAACAG GTCTCACTTGTATCAAGGCTAAAACATGAAAATCTTGTGGAGATGCTGGGCTACTATGTGGAGGGCAACTATCGTATACTGGCATATGAATTTGCAACAATGGGTTCTCTTCACGATGTTCTGCATG GAAGAAAAGGAGTTCAAGGTGCGCAGCCTGGCCCCGTGCTTGACTGGATGCAGAGAGTCAAAATTGCTATCGAGGCGGCAAAAGGTATAGAGTACCTACATGAGAAGGTTCAGCCTTCAATCATCCATCGGGACATCAGATCAAGCAATGTGCttctgtttgaggacttcaaggcgaAAATTGCGGACTTCAACCTCTTAAATCAAGCTCCTGATATGGCAGCACGTCTCCATTCGACTCGTGTATTAGGGACATTTGGATATCATGCGCCAGA ATATGCTATGACTGGCCAGCTGACACAGAAGAGTGACGTCTACAGCTTTGGCGTGGTTCTTCTTGAACTTCTGACTGGAAGGAAACCGGTCGATCACACAATGCCTCGGGGGCAGCAAAGTTTAGTCACTTGG GCTACTCCAAGATTGAGTGAAGATAAGGTGAAGCAATGCGTAGATCCTCGGTTGAAGGGAGAATATCCTCCAAAGGGAGTTGCTAAG CTTGGTGCGGTGGCAGCTCTGTGCGTGCAGTATGAAGCAGAGTTCAGGCCCAACATGAGCATCGTCGTCAAGGCGCTCTCTCCTCTGCTACAACAAAGAGCAGCAGCCCCGGCAGCCTCGGAGCTGGCCCCGGCACCCGGGGCTtag